The Desulfovibrio sp. genome window below encodes:
- a CDS encoding aconitate hydratase gives MGKNITQKIIAAHLVSGKMKTGSEIGLKIDQTLTQDATGTMAWLQFEAIGVPRVATELSVSYVDHNTMQQGFRNPDDHQFLRTVAAKYGAVFSPPGTGICHQLHLENFAKPGKTLIGSDSHTPTAGGVGCLSMGAGGLSVALAMAGEPYYITMPKVVKVQLEGELTGWATAKDIILHLLGMLTVKGGVGKVFEYAGPGVATLSVPERATITNMGAELGATGSLFPSDAVTKKFFTAMGRPEDYTQLKADPSAKYDEEIVIDLSKLVPLAAQPHMPDRMATIKSLAGLKVDQSAIGSCTNSSYSDLKTVALMLKGQRVKPETDLFISPGSKQVLKMLADENLLQVYLDAGARILECTCGPCLGYGGSPTSGGVSARTFNRNFEGRSGTQDAKVYLVSPQTAAMAALKGEFTDPATWGTPPAKVAMPKKVPSIRHLFVFPPADGSKVEIRRGPNIAPLSRFGKTPDTVAAKAALKVGDDITTDHILPGGTHIMSLRSNIPAISEYLFTNVDKEFVARIKGMDGGVIVGGENYGQGSSREHAALGPRHLGVKAVIVKSLARIHRANLVNFGILPLLFVDKADYDKVSQGADFSIPVAKIKPGKPVEAIVNGKLKVKLTNDLTANELEIILSGGLLNTVGGR, from the coding sequence ATGGGCAAGAACATCACTCAGAAGATTATCGCCGCCCACTTGGTGAGCGGGAAAATGAAGACCGGTTCCGAAATCGGCCTTAAAATCGACCAGACCCTCACCCAGGATGCCACCGGCACCATGGCCTGGCTCCAGTTCGAGGCCATAGGAGTGCCGCGGGTGGCCACAGAGCTCTCCGTGAGCTATGTTGACCACAACACCATGCAGCAAGGATTCCGGAATCCGGACGACCACCAGTTCCTTCGCACCGTGGCAGCCAAGTATGGGGCCGTGTTCTCCCCTCCGGGAACCGGCATCTGCCACCAGCTGCATTTGGAGAATTTCGCCAAGCCTGGCAAGACCCTTATCGGTTCTGATTCCCACACCCCCACGGCTGGGGGAGTGGGCTGCCTGTCCATGGGCGCGGGAGGACTCTCGGTGGCCCTGGCCATGGCCGGCGAGCCCTACTACATCACCATGCCCAAGGTCGTTAAGGTCCAGCTTGAGGGCGAGCTTACCGGCTGGGCCACTGCCAAGGACATCATCCTCCACTTGCTGGGCATGCTCACGGTGAAGGGCGGGGTTGGGAAGGTGTTCGAGTACGCCGGGCCAGGCGTGGCCACCTTGTCCGTGCCGGAACGCGCCACCATTACCAACATGGGCGCGGAGCTCGGAGCCACCGGTTCCCTGTTCCCGTCCGACGCGGTTACCAAAAAGTTCTTCACGGCCATGGGGCGTCCGGAAGACTATACGCAGCTCAAGGCCGATCCCTCCGCAAAGTACGACGAGGAGATCGTTATCGATCTTTCCAAGCTCGTTCCCCTGGCCGCCCAGCCCCACATGCCCGACCGCATGGCTACAATCAAAAGCTTGGCCGGGCTCAAGGTCGACCAGTCCGCCATCGGCTCCTGCACCAACTCGTCCTACTCGGATTTAAAGACCGTGGCCCTGATGCTAAAAGGGCAGCGGGTGAAGCCCGAGACGGACCTGTTCATCTCTCCCGGCTCCAAGCAGGTCCTCAAGATGCTTGCGGACGAGAACCTGCTGCAGGTCTATCTGGACGCCGGGGCGCGCATTCTCGAATGCACCTGCGGCCCTTGCCTGGGGTATGGCGGCTCGCCCACATCTGGCGGCGTTTCCGCGCGTACCTTCAACCGCAACTTCGAGGGCCGCAGCGGCACCCAGGACGCCAAGGTGTACCTGGTGAGCCCCCAGACTGCGGCTATGGCGGCCCTGAAGGGTGAATTCACGGACCCGGCCACCTGGGGAACGCCCCCGGCCAAGGTGGCCATGCCCAAGAAGGTTCCGTCCATCAGGCATCTCTTCGTGTTCCCGCCGGCGGATGGCTCCAAGGTTGAAATCAGGCGCGGACCAAACATCGCTCCCTTGTCGCGCTTCGGAAAAACTCCGGATACGGTGGCGGCCAAGGCGGCTCTCAAAGTGGGCGACGACATCACCACCGACCACATCCTGCCGGGCGGCACCCACATCATGAGCCTGCGCTCCAACATCCCGGCCATCTCGGAATACCTGTTCACCAACGTGGACAAGGAGTTTGTGGCCCGCATCAAGGGGATGGACGGCGGCGTGATCGTTGGCGGTGAGAACTACGGGCAGGGTTCCTCGCGCGAGCATGCGGCGCTTGGGCCCCGGCACCTGGGCGTCAAGGCGGTGATTGTAAAAAGCCTGGCCAGAATCCACCGCGCCAATCTGGTGAACTTCGGCATTCTGCCGCTTCTTTTTGTGGACAAGGCCGACTACGACAAAGTGTCTCAAGGGGCTGACTTTTCCATCCCCGTGGCCAAGATAAAGCCGGGTAAACCGGTGGAGGCCATTGTGAACGGAAAGCTCAAAGTCAAGCTCACAAATGATTTGACCGCGAACGAGCTGGAGATTATTTTGTCCGGCGGTTTGCTCAATACCGTGGGCGGCCGCTAA
- a CDS encoding SurA N-terminal domain-containing protein encodes MLDILRQHSQSWFIKAIFGAIIAVFVFFGIYSFKDQRSVGGVLAYVGEKPILAKDFFSEYEGALRQAQAQNPSLTKEDLERFGFKSQVLMQMVGRQLIFDQAEKLGVAVSQAELQAEIARVPAFQNDKGQFDYELYKEKLKSVGLNPENFESDQKRDLLYEKMVLYSILPVYVTPGEVRSIYNFSQEKAVVDFLSFPAREFASQVSITDERIKEVYESSKEKYKRPAEAKIEYLELSPAALADPKLVSDQEAKAYYDSNPDKFKHPDMVKANHLLVLLAQDAKPEDVKVAEKRLADLSARLRKGEALDKVLSTQGQPAVTGGDLGWFGKGTMVPEFEQAAFALKKGEVSGVVRTQYGVHVIQVVDKKAEGVSPFDEAKEDIKREMAEDKAAETLGKTVDQLLEELIGGGDISKLAQSKGLTSKTSEFFSRQRPPLDLNLNPEALTLLFAQQAGKPVPQAMTSGEGFVLAKVLEVKPENIPALEIVAETVKNDILADETLKLAEAKAKEVAEMLKTPEGQAKVEQEYKGKFKASEPFGRQGAIQELGQAPALAEAAFSAKEPGWLPGSYAVVSGFVVAKLKGKTFPTDAEWQRDKSRIMAQAMPFQQEQLLRSYMQYLLEKMPVKIVNKDILGPAALPQELTGGKS; translated from the coding sequence ATGTTGGATATTCTCCGGCAACACTCCCAGTCCTGGTTCATCAAGGCCATCTTCGGCGCCATTATCGCCGTGTTCGTGTTCTTCGGCATCTATTCGTTCAAGGACCAGCGGTCCGTGGGCGGCGTGCTGGCCTATGTGGGGGAAAAGCCCATTCTGGCCAAGGACTTCTTCTCCGAATACGAGGGAGCCCTGCGTCAGGCCCAGGCCCAGAATCCCTCCTTGACCAAGGAGGATCTGGAGCGCTTCGGCTTCAAGAGCCAGGTGCTCATGCAGATGGTTGGCCGTCAGCTCATTTTCGACCAGGCCGAGAAGCTGGGAGTGGCCGTGTCCCAGGCTGAGCTCCAGGCGGAGATCGCCCGCGTCCCCGCCTTCCAGAACGACAAGGGACAGTTTGACTACGAACTGTACAAGGAAAAGCTCAAGTCCGTTGGTTTGAACCCCGAGAACTTCGAGAGCGACCAGAAGCGCGATCTGCTCTACGAGAAGATGGTGCTCTATTCCATCCTGCCGGTGTACGTCACGCCCGGCGAGGTGCGCTCCATTTATAATTTCTCCCAGGAGAAAGCCGTGGTGGACTTCTTGTCCTTCCCGGCCAGGGAATTCGCTTCCCAGGTGAGCATCACGGATGAGCGCATCAAGGAAGTCTACGAGTCCTCCAAAGAAAAATACAAGCGGCCTGCCGAAGCCAAGATCGAGTATCTGGAGCTGTCCCCGGCGGCTCTTGCTGATCCCAAGCTCGTATCCGACCAGGAGGCCAAGGCCTACTACGACTCCAACCCGGACAAATTCAAACATCCGGACATGGTCAAGGCCAACCACTTGCTCGTCCTTCTTGCCCAGGACGCCAAACCCGAGGACGTCAAGGTTGCAGAGAAGCGTCTGGCTGATTTGTCGGCGCGTCTGCGTAAGGGCGAAGCCCTGGACAAGGTTCTTTCGACTCAAGGACAGCCCGCCGTCACCGGCGGCGACCTGGGCTGGTTCGGCAAAGGAACAATGGTCCCCGAATTTGAGCAGGCTGCCTTTGCCCTGAAGAAGGGCGAGGTCTCCGGGGTGGTGCGTACCCAGTACGGGGTGCATGTGATCCAGGTGGTGGACAAAAAGGCCGAGGGAGTTTCTCCCTTTGACGAGGCCAAGGAAGACATCAAGCGCGAGATGGCCGAGGACAAGGCCGCCGAGACCCTGGGCAAGACTGTGGATCAGTTACTTGAAGAGCTTATTGGCGGCGGGGATATTTCCAAGCTTGCCCAGAGCAAGGGGCTTACCTCCAAGACATCCGAGTTCTTCAGCCGTCAGCGTCCGCCCCTGGACCTGAATCTCAATCCCGAGGCCCTGACCCTGCTTTTCGCGCAGCAGGCCGGCAAGCCTGTGCCTCAGGCCATGACCTCCGGCGAAGGATTCGTTCTGGCCAAGGTGCTCGAGGTGAAGCCTGAGAACATTCCCGCCCTGGAAATCGTGGCGGAAACCGTAAAGAACGATATTCTGGCGGACGAAACCCTCAAGCTTGCCGAAGCCAAGGCCAAGGAAGTGGCCGAAATGCTCAAGACTCCCGAAGGCCAGGCCAAGGTCGAGCAGGAGTACAAGGGCAAGTTCAAGGCTTCAGAGCCTTTTGGCCGCCAGGGTGCCATACAGGAGTTGGGCCAGGCCCCAGCCTTGGCCGAAGCCGCGTTCTCAGCCAAAGAGCCCGGGTGGCTTCCCGGTTCTTATGCGGTGGTCAGCGGATTCGTCGTAGCCAAGCTCAAGGGCAAGACCTTCCCCACGGATGCCGAGTGGCAGCGCGACAAATCCCGCATTATGGCCCAGGCCATGCCGTTCCAGCAGGAGCAGTTGCTCAGAAGCTACATGCAGTATCTGCTGGAAAAGATGCCCGTTAAAATCGTGAACAAGGACATCTTGGGGCCGGCGGCTCTTCCACAGGAGCTGACTGGGGGAAAATCTTAA
- a CDS encoding diguanylate cyclase: MPDKILIVDDSNMVRKTLRRHLAREDVQLEEAVDGQDALEKTATFLPDLMVLDVMMPRLDGIEVAKRVKADPRFSHIYIIMLTAMREVQDEVKGLDSGADDYVTKPFNSETLMARIHRGLRLSKEKSAATRDPLTGLGNRRAFDASLAHELARVQRSGSPLSLIMCDIDHFKKVNDSLGHETGDLVLKELAEIIKINCRELDVPARFGGEEFVILLPDTTLEGAALAAERLRAAVETHAFPGAGHVTVSLGVAQASGNSENLVKESDQAMYAAKQSGRNRVCVAQPVP, from the coding sequence ATGCCTGACAAGATATTGATCGTTGACGACAGCAACATGGTCCGCAAAACGCTCAGAAGGCATCTGGCCCGCGAGGACGTGCAGCTCGAAGAGGCGGTGGACGGCCAGGACGCCCTGGAAAAGACCGCCACGTTTCTTCCGGATCTCATGGTATTGGACGTTATGATGCCGCGTCTGGACGGCATAGAAGTAGCCAAGCGCGTCAAGGCCGACCCGAGATTTTCCCACATCTACATCATAATGCTCACGGCCATGCGTGAAGTCCAGGACGAGGTGAAGGGCCTCGACAGTGGCGCCGACGACTACGTCACCAAGCCCTTCAACTCCGAGACCCTCATGGCCCGCATCCATCGCGGGTTGCGCCTCTCCAAGGAGAAAAGCGCCGCCACGCGTGATCCCTTGACCGGCCTCGGCAACCGGCGGGCCTTCGATGCGTCCCTGGCCCACGAGCTGGCCCGGGTACAACGCTCTGGCAGTCCGCTGTCGCTCATCATGTGCGACATCGACCACTTCAAAAAGGTCAACGACTCCTTGGGCCATGAAACAGGCGATCTGGTCCTCAAGGAACTCGCTGAGATCATCAAGATCAATTGCAGGGAGCTGGACGTACCGGCCCGCTTCGGAGGTGAGGAATTCGTCATACTCTTGCCGGATACCACCCTTGAGGGGGCCGCGCTCGCTGCCGAGCGCCTGCGGGCCGCTGTGGAAACCCACGCATTTCCTGGGGCTGGACATGTGACCGTGAGTCTGGGAGTAGCGCAGGCGTCAGGAAACTCCGAAAATCTTGTAAAAGAATCCGACCAGGCCATGTATGCTGCCAAGCAGAGCGGCCGGAACCGGGTTTGCGTCGCACAACCGGTTCCCTAA